In the genome of Hydractinia symbiolongicarpus strain clone_291-10 chromosome 5, HSymV2.1, whole genome shotgun sequence, one region contains:
- the LOC130645977 gene encoding uncharacterized protein LOC130645977, with translation MATSNVTPKEKEILDMLYETVMKPYVDLYNWEGIEFPTSTKSIYKFEANNPDIAVNVLYIEGKKINILRRSVRNGRSKLVTLLLIKDDKKTHYTAVKSLWRFLGKETPKNRNAMHFCLNCLQGFPTIEWRDKHYRYCENHEAVKITMPTEAEKWLYYRNGQQQLKVPFAIYADFESLLVPLEDARGKKSKKLSKHVPSGWCTYSTFAYGHVPDPLMVYRGEDCVTRFVNHLEDEVKRLYNTYLKRDMLPLTEVLKREHDEATHCHICLKPFDDWYDAHLFIRELGEKYDTQDIGSIAENVEKYINFNVKIKVPLVASSLNKLASNLIGTNAAGMKFKQCANTCPEFQGIDAEYMSKFWFKNCDSNTTKQLNRDQVNANVPSMAKFIDKYDTFRLMLRKDVYPYEYMNGWQRFEESELPPKEAFYSKLNMKGISDNDHEYAKKVWNVITPEGDNVTMGDYHDIYLTIDVLLLADVFETFRDVCVTNYKVDPAHFYSAPGLAWKAALKFTGIRLELLTDPDMLLMFEKGIRGGITQAVHRYARSNNKYMGDLYDSEVKSSYLQYLDANNLYGWAMRQDLPTDGFKWVSNVEAFTERRIEKLVRDNKHGYILEVEIDYPERLDDKHNKPPFLPSARWFIGALHEAIKHGLELKKVRRVIRFNQKAWLKGYIDHNTRLRTDAKNEFEKDFYKLMNLNVFGKTMENPAGYQRGQAYETRHEAKFQGWKQVQRASSRR, from the exons ATGGCAACAAGCAATGTAACACCGAAGGAAAAGGAGATTTTGGACATGCTTTATGAGACAGTG ATGAAACCCTATGTAGACCTTTATAACTGGGAAGGTATAGAGTTCCCAACCAGCACCAAGAGCATATATAAATTTGAGGCGAATAACCCTGACATTGCGGTGAACGTCTTGTATATAGAGGGAAAGAAGATCAACATCCTACGCCGATCAGTGCGCAACGGACGTAGCAAGTTGGTGACTCTATTGCTTATCAAAGATGATAAAAAGACTCATTATACGGCCGTCAAATCTCTATGGAGGTTCCTAGGCAAGGAGACCCCGAAAAATAGGAATGCAATGCATTTTTGCCTAAACTGCTTGCAGGGCTTTCCAACAATTGAATGGAGAGATAAGCATTATAGGTATTGCGAGAATCACGAGGCGGTTAAGATCACAATGCCAACAGAGGCCGAAAAATGGCTATACTATAGAAATGGCCAACAGCAACTCAAGGTACCCTTTGCCATATATGCAGATTTCGAGAGCCTGCTAGTCCCGTTAGAAGATGCAAGGGGTAAAAAATCCAAGAAGCTGAGCAAGCATGTACCATCCGGATGGTGCACGTATAGTACCTTTGCCTATGGGCATGTGCCGGACCCACTTATGGTATACAGGGGTGAGGACTGTGTGACGAGGTTCGTCAACCATCTGGAGGATGAGGTCAAACGTCTCTACAATACCTACCTTAAACGGGACATGCTACCCCTAACAGAGGTACTAAAAAGAGAACATGACGAGGCCACGCACTGCCATATCTGCCTAAAGCCCTTCGATGACT GGTATGATGCTCATCTCTTCATACGAGAATTAGGCGAGAAGTACGACACTCAGGACATTGGTTCCATCGCTGAAAATGTAGAAAAATATATCAATTTCAACGTGAAAATCAAGGTACCCCTTGTAG CATCATCGCTAaacaaattggcaagcaacctcattgGTACAAACGCCGCAGGTATGAAATTTAAGCAGTGTGCAAATACCTGCCCTGAATTCCAGGGCATAGACGCCGAATACATGTCAAAGTTTTGGTTTAAAAATTGCGACTCAAATACCACGAAGCAGCTTAATCGGGATCAGGTAAATGCAAACGTACCATCCATGGCAAAGTTCATCGACAAATATGATACCTTCAGGCTGATGCTTCGGAAAGATGTGTATCCATATGAGTACATGAATGGATGGCAGCGATTTGAAGAGTCGGAGCTACCTCCAAAGGAGGCCTTTTACAGCAAGCTGAATATGAAGGGGATCAGCGATAATGACCATGAATATGCCAAAAAGGTATGGAATGTCATTACCCCAGAGGGTGATAATGTAACCATGGGAGACTACCATGACATCTACCTGACCATAGACGTCCTGCTATTAGCCGACGTCTTCGAGACATTTCGGGACGTGTGCGTGACAAACTACAAGGTTGATCCTGCGCACTTCTACAGTGCACCCGGTCTCGCCTGGAAAGCAGCACTCAAATTTACAGGTATAAGGCTAGAGCTTCTCACAGACCCCGACATGCTCCTAATGTTCGAGAAGGGTATTCGAGGAGGCATAACCCAAGCTGTGCACCGGTATGCGAGATCAAACAATAAGTACATGGGAGACTTGTACGATTCAGAGGTTAAATCCTCCTACCTACAGTACCTAGATGCAAACAACCTATACGGGTGGGCGATGCGTCAAGACCTGCCCACGGACGGTTTCAAATGGGTGTCAAACGTCGAGGCTTTCACAGAAAGGCGAATCGAGAAGCTCGTTAGGGACAATAAGCATGGTTATATCCTGGAGGTTGAAATCGATTACCCAGAGAGACTAGACGACAAGCATAATAAGCCGCCGTTCCTGCCGAGCGCTCGATGGTTCATAGG GGCCCTTCACGAGGCTATAAAACATGGGCTTGAATtgaagaaagtacgcagggtcaTCCGATTTAATCAGAAAGCATGGCTTAAAGGATACATTGATCACAACACGAGGCTGAGAACGGATGCTAAAAACGAGTTCGAAAAGGACTTTTACAAGCTGATGAATTTAAACGTGTTCGGCAAGACCATGGAAAATCCAGCTGGTTACCAACGAGGACAAGCATACGAAACTCGTCATGAAGCCAAATTTCAAGGGTGGAAGCAGGTTCAGCGAGCATCTAGTAGGCGTTGA